The segment CACCCACCACATCACCGCCGCGCACAGTGGCAAAACCGATGGTTTCACGGTCACGAGCACCGGTATGGCCTTCACGACCATATACCGCAACCTTTTGCAGATCGCGGCCCAGCGCATCGGCAATCACCTCACCCATGCGCATCGCCGTTCCCGAAGGAGCGTCGACCTTGTGCCGATGGTGCGCCTCGATGATTTCGATATCCGCCTCATCACCCATCACCCGCGCCGCCATATCCAGCAACTTGAATGACAGATTGACCCCGACACTGAAGTTGGAAGCAAAGACAATCGCAATGTCCTGACCCGCTTCGACCAACAGCTGTTTTTGCGCCGCACTCAAGCCCGTGGTGCCAATCACCATGGCCTTGCCCAGCTTGCGACACACCGCCAGATTGCCCAGCATCACTTCAGGCAAAGTGAAATCGATGAGCACATCAAAATCAGCAGCGACCTCCTGCAGGCTAGCCGACAACGGCACATCAATTCGCCCGACAGAAGCCAGCTCGCCGGCATCAGCCCCCACCAGGGAACTGCCCGGACGAACGATTGCCGCCGTCAGCCCGCACAGTGGCGAGCGCTGCTGCACCGCATCGATCAATGTCTTGCCCATGCGCCCGGCAGCGCCCATCACAGCTATACGTCGCATCTACCGCTCCTTACAGGTCGCCGAAAAAACGCTTCACGCCTTCAAACCAGCCCGTGGCGTTTGGGGAATGGCAGCTATCGCCTTCCAGCGTGGTACGGAACTCTTCCATCAGTTCACGCTGACGACGACTCAACTTGACTGGAGTTTCAACTACAACGCGGCACATCAGATCGCCTGCACCACCGCCACGCACCGGAGCAACGCCCTTGCCACGCAAGCGGAACTGCTTGCCAGTCTGAGTACCTTCAGGGACTTTCAA is part of the Pseudomonas sp. ML2-2023-3 genome and harbors:
- the dapB gene encoding 4-hydroxy-tetrahydrodipicolinate reductase; translation: MRRIAVMGAAGRMGKTLIDAVQQRSPLCGLTAAIVRPGSSLVGADAGELASVGRIDVPLSASLQEVAADFDVLIDFTLPEVMLGNLAVCRKLGKAMVIGTTGLSAAQKQLLVEAGQDIAIVFASNFSVGVNLSFKLLDMAARVMGDEADIEIIEAHHRHKVDAPSGTAMRMGEVIADALGRDLQKVAVYGREGHTGARDRETIGFATVRGGDVVGDHTVLFATEGERLEITHKASSRMTFAKGAVRAALWLEGREPGVYDMQDVLDLR